Proteins from a genomic interval of Spiroplasma endosymbiont of Lonchoptera lutea:
- a CDS encoding IS3 family transposase (programmed frameshift), with translation MGNKTSYSEEFKKQIVMLYKNDKSVINLGKEYNLPKPTIYSWIKNYNNSGSFKAKDNRTVEENELIYLRKENQQLRMENDIFKASSTDNREKITIINNNKNKYSVRKICKILGLLKSTYYYQTNKCTKFDVNNYEQEVISAFNKSRKIYGARKIKAVLIRKNIILSRRKIRFIMIKNNLVSKYTKLKYCNHKKTVNNDEINNVLNHQFNDKKPNEVVVSDLTYVQVGTKWHYICLLIDLFNREVIGYSAGPNKTAELVQQAFHKITRPLNKITLFHTDRGNEFKNKIIDEILITFKIKRSLSSKGCPYDNAVAEATYKTFKTEFINGKKFANLTQLKCELFDFVNWYNNIRIHGSLNYLTPVEFRKYQST, from the exons ATGGGAAATAAAACCTCATACTCTGAAGAATTTAAAAAACAAATTGTAATGCTATACAAAAATGACAAAAGTGTTATTAATTTAGGGAAAGAATATAATTTACCAAAACCAACTATTTATAGTTGAATTAAAAATTATAATAATTCTGGGTCATTTAAAGCAAAAGATAATCGCACTGTCGAAGAAAATGAATTAATTTACTTGCGAAAAGAAAACCAACAATTACGAATGGAAAATGACATTT TTAAAGCAAGCAGCACTGATAATCGGGAAAAAATAACAATAATTAATAACAACAAAAATAAATATTCAGTGAGGAAAATATGTAAGATTTTAGGTTTACTAAAATCAACATATTATTATCAAACTAATAAATGCACCAAGTTTGATGTTAATAATTATGAACAAGAAGTTATCAGTGCATTTAATAAAAGTCGCAAGATTTATGGTGCTCGTAAAATTAAAGCTGTTTTAATAAGAAAAAATATCATTTTATCACGACGAAAAATCCGATTCATTATGATCAAAAATAATTTGGTTTCTAAATACACCAAGTTAAAATATTGTAATCATAAAAAAACAGTTAATAATGACGAAATTAATAATGTTTTAAATCATCAATTTAATGACAAAAAACCAAATGAAGTTGTTGTTAGTGATTTAACATATGTTCAAGTTGGCACTAAATGACATTATATTTGTTTATTAATTGACTTGTTTAATCGCGAAGTAATTGGCTATAGTGCTGGACCAAATAAAACTGCTGAATTAGTTCAACAAGCTTTTCACAAGATAACACGACCATTAAATAAAATAACTTTATTTCATACTGATCGTGGTAATGAGTTTAAAAATAAAATTATTGATGAAATTTTAATAACCTTTAAAATTAAAAGATCATTAAGCTCCAAAGGATGCCCATATGATAATGCTGTTGCTGAAGCAACTTACAAAACCTTTAAAACCGAATTTATTAACGGTAAAAAATTTGCAAACTTAACACAACTAAAATGCGAACTATTTGATTTTGTTAATTGATATAACAATATTCGAATTCATGGCAGTTTAAATTATTTAACTCCCGTTGAATTTAGAAAATACCAGTCTACATAA